A single window of Salvia splendens isolate huo1 chromosome 8, SspV2, whole genome shotgun sequence DNA harbors:
- the LOC121746197 gene encoding pectin acetylesterase 8-like → MGVGENAILSGISAGGLATILHCDGFRARLPDVGRVKCLSDGGFFFRGENVLNADYREKYFASVITLHNISSLLPVTCTERIDPSLCFFPENLVRDIQTPIFILDSAFDAYQVRLRLVPPLSDDRIRWDLCLGNISTCTSTDKQLITDFGGAFLKAVREISNNPTIGMFIHACLIHTVLIDGRFWTPNSTIKLGNLSIQEAFANWYFDREPVRLITTANFLEICTKKKML, encoded by the exons ATGGGCGTTGGAGAGAAT GCTATTCTTTCTGGAATATCGGCAGGGGGGCTTGCGACTATCTTACATTGTGACGGCTTTCGAGCACGTCTCCCCGATGTGGGCAGAGTGAAATGCCTCTCGGATGGGGGATTTTTCTTTCGAGG AGAGAATGTCCTTAATGCCGACTACAGAGAGAAATATTTTGCCTCCGTAATTACACTCCAT AATATATCCAGCCTCCTTCCCGTGACATGCACTGAGAGAATAGATCCGAGTTTG TGTTTCTTCCCCGAAAATCTAGTAAGAGACATTCAAACTCCAATCTTTATATTGGATAGTGCATTTGATGCATATCAG GTGAGATTACGTTTGGTACCACCACTTTCTGATGACCGCATAAGATGGGATTTGTGCTTGGGGAATATCAGTACTTGTACAAGTACGGATAAACAATTAATAACTG ATTTTGGGGGTGCATTTTTAAAAGCCGTTAGAGAGATCTCAAATAATCCAACAATAGGCATGTTTATACATGCATGCCTCATTCACACTGTCTTAATTGATGGACGTTTTTGGACCCCCAATTCAACCATCAAATTGGGAAATTTG AGCATACAAGAGGCCTTTGCAAATTGGTACTTTGACAGAGAACCAGTTAGACTTATTACTACCGCTAATTTTTTAGAGATATGTACTAAGAAAAAAATGTTATGA